The DNA window GAAATCCATGTCTGTCTTGCCGACGTCCAGATTCGCTTTGACGAGCAGCAGTCGTGCATCACGAAGATTCTTCCCGATAAGATTTGGCATCACGACGGACTCTTTCCCACCGGATATAATCAGATAGACTTTGCGTCCCGGTTTCGTCTCGTCACCACCTTCGGGTGTCTGGCGGATGATTGTACCGTCTTTGAATTTTTCGTCGAAGCGGGTCTCATACTTGATGGGTTCATATCCTGCCTCGTCAAGGACTTTGATCGCCTGATCGACGTTCATTCCGACCACCTTCGGCAGTACACTTACCTCACCCCGCTTGACATACCATGGCAGGATTACTTTGTCGAGCAACAGCAGAAGCGCGAAGAAGGCCAGCAACGCAATAAGCGCGCCTGTTGCGAGACGTCGGAGTCTTCCCTGCGGTAATTTCGGTTGCTGAACGGGTTTCATCACGCGAATATAAGAGAATAATCCTCGCGGCGTTGAGAACACGTACTGGGGGAATACCGTTTATCCTTCAATGCCGTCGAAAGAATCGTATCTGGCGTATTTTCTCGCGATCAGCGCGATCCTCTTCCTGTTGCAGTGGTTCGTCTACCGCCAACTAAAGAAGGTGGTCGTTCGCGACTTCCCGGATCGATCCGCACTCAT is part of the Bacteroidota bacterium genome and encodes:
- a CDS encoding PASTA domain-containing protein — encoded protein: MKPVQQPKLPQGRLRRLATGALIALLAFFALLLLLDKVILPWYVKRGEVSVLPKVVGMNVDQAIKVLDEAGYEPIKYETRFDEKFKDGTIIRQTPEGGDETKPGRKVYLIISGGKESVVMPNLIGKNLRDARLLLVKANLDVGKTDMDFTDSIPAGVVFKQSPKAGTTVTTSQLIDLVVSQGPRAGRVPVPDLTGLTVNEAVVKLGNVNLGKGRQDTTDRPSAKPGTIFDQAPKPGELVLEGTQVDLFIVKSGSPPVDQQ